Genomic DNA from Modestobacter versicolor:
ATCGCCTTCGCGGCCGATGCCGAGGTGCCCGAGACCTGGGACTGCCCGCGCTGCGGGCTCCCGGCCGGCACCGACCAGCAGAGCCCGCCGCCGGCTCCGCGCACCGAGCCGTACAAGACGCACCTGGCGTACGTCCGCGAGCGGCGCAGCGACGCCGACGGCGACGCGCTCCTGGAAGAGGCGCTGACCCGCCTGCGCGCCCGCCGCGGCGCCTGACGACGGAGGGCCCGGGTGCACCGCACCCGGGCCCTCCGTCGTCCACGCTCAGTCGCGGGGCAGCTTGCTCGCGGCAGCGGTGTCCAGCAGCCAGCGGGTCGCCCGCCGGCCCCGCGCGCCGGCCGCCGGGAGCTGCAGGCGGTCCGCTCCGGACAGCGCCTGGGCGACGGCGTCGGCCTTGCCCTCGCCGCTGACCAGCAGCCAGACCTCCTCGGCCGCGGTGATCGCCGCGAAGCCCAGGCTCACCCGCGTGGGCGGCGGCTTCGGGCAGTCGCGCACCGCGACGACCGGACGCTCGTCGGAGGCGGCCGGCGACTCCGGGAAGATCGACGCGACGTGGCCCTCGGGGCCCATGCCCAGCATCAGCACGTCGATGCGGGGGAGCGGCTGACCGTCACCGGCCGAGGCGGCCAGCTGCTCGGCGTACCAGGCAGCGGCCTCCTCGGGCTCGTCGAACCCGGCGTCGGAGGACGGCATCGGGTGGATGCGCTCGGGGTCGAGGCCCACCCGGCCGAGGAACGCCTCCCGGGCGCCGAGCTCGTTGCGGTCGGCCGAGTCGGCGGGCACGAACCGCTCGTCGCCCCACCAGACGTCGACCGCAGTCCAGTCGACGACGGCGTGCTCGGGCTCGGCCGCCAGGTCGGCGACCCGCTGCAGCACGGCCGTGCCGATCCCGCCGCCGGTGAGCACCACGGATGCCGTCCCGTGCACCGCCTGCGCGGCGGCGAGCCGGGCCACCAGCGCCGAGGCGACCGACCGGGCCAGCTGGTCGGCGTCGGGCTCGATCACCACGTCGGGGGTGGGCAGGCCCTCGGCGACCAGGGCCTGCTCGACGCGCTCGCCGGGGGAGTGCTGGCTCACTTCCGGCCCGCCTTCCGGGCGGAGGGCGCGGCCGCGGCCTGCACGACCGGCTGCTCGTCGGAGTCGTCGGCGGGGGAGTCGTGCTCGCCGGCCTCGGCCACCTCGTCGGTGTCGCCCGGCACGTCCGGGACGGTCGGCGCGGGCGCTGCGGCCCCGGAGCCGATCAGCGGGCCGTCGCCATTGCCGTTGGTCGGCTCGACGGACTGCTCGGGGCGCATCGGGTCGAACCAGACGTGGTCCCGGCAGTCCGGCCGGTCCGACAGCCCGGTGGCGCCGGTGACGGCCTCGAGCGCCTCGCTGTAGGGCTCGTCGGAGTCCAGCCGGCGCAGCTCCTCACCGATCAGCTCACCCAGCGAGCGGTCGGGCAGCGCCACGACCGACTCCGGGCGGAACGGCTGGTCGATGATGGCGCCGCCCTTGCGGTCGTCCTGGAGGCGGACCTCCTCGCCCTCGTCCAGCCGCAGCACGACGGAGTCGATGCCGGACGAGCCGGGCACCCGGGAGCCCGGGACGACCGGGATGGTGCAGCCGCAGCGGGCGGACAGCCAGCCGGCGACCAGCCGGGCGGTGGCGTTGGCCGGGTCGCCCTCGACCTGGCCGCCGAGCACCTGCACGGCCTCGCCTCGGCGGCCGGAGACGGAGTCCAGCGTGGAGGCCAGCGTGGCCCGCCAGGGGGTGCTGCGGGTCCAGGTCAGGTCGGTGTCGCCGGGGGCGTAGTCCTCGGCGCGGACGTGCAGCGCGGCGATCGCGTCCTCGGCCATCGAGGCGTCGGTGATCCGCCGGTCGGCGATCACGCCGAGCGCGTCGCGGGCGATCCGCTCCGGCGGCGCCTCGTGCCACCAGGTGACCACCGGGGCGTCGGCCGCCAGCAGCGGCAGCACGACGGACTCCGCGTGCAGACCGAGGCGGCCGTACATCCGCATGACGACGGCCTCGCCGGGGCCGAGCCGGCCGCCGATGAGCACCTCGGCGTCCAGCCGTGGCACGGGCGCCTCGATCTGCCGGCGCACCACGATCAGCAGCCGGCAGGGGTGCAGCTCGGCGGCGGCGGTCGCGGCCTGCTCGGCCTCGGTGACCCGGCCCTCGTCGGCGACGACGACCAGGGTCAGCGCGACGCCGCTCATGACCGCGCCACCGGTGCGGCGCTGGGCCGCCAGTTCCTTGACCACCGCGGATCCGGTGGTGTCCCACAGCGTCGTCACGACAGGCTCCTGGAGATCGGGTGTGCGGGGCGGCGGGTCACGGTCGGCGCCACTGCCGGCCCTCGGCCTCGAGCATGGCGTCGGCGGCCCGCGGGCCCCACTCGCCGGCCCGGTAGGGCTGCGGCTCGGTGGTGGCCCAGTACTCCTCCAGCGGGTCGATGACCGCCCAGGAGGCCTCGACCTCCGCGTTGCGCGGGAAGAGGGTGGCGTCGCCCAGGAGGACGTCGAGCAGCAGCCGCTCGTAGGCCTCGGGGCTCGCCTCGGTGAACTGCTCGCCGTAGAGGAAGTCCATCGCGACGTCGCGGACCTCCATGACGCTGCCGGGCACCTTGGAGCCGAACTTCAGCGTCATGCCCTCGTCGGGCTGGACCCGGATCACCAGCTGGTTGTGGCCCAGCTCCTCGGTGTCGGTCGGGGCGAAGGGCAGGTGCGGCGCGCGCTTGAAGACCAGCGCGATCTCGGTGACCCGCCGGGGCAGCCGCTTGCCGGTGCGCAGGTAGAACGGGACACCGGCCCAGCGGCGGGTCTCGACGCCCAGCCGCACGGCGGCGTAGGTCTCGGTGGTGGAGTCGGGGCTGACGCCGTCCTCCTGGCGGTACCCGGTGGCCCGCTGGCCGGCGAGCCAGCCCTGCTCGTACTGGCCGCGGACGGCGAAGCGCTCCATGTCCTCGGGCACCGAGACGGCGCGCAGCACCTTGAGCTTCTCGGTGCGGATCTCCTCGGCGGAGAACTCGACCGGCTCCTCCATCGCGGTGAGCGCCAGCAGCTGGAGCAGGTGGTTCTGCAGCACGTCGCGGGCGGCGCCGGTCTTCTCGTAGAAGCCCGCGCGGCCGCCGATGCCGACGTCCTCGGCCATGGTGATCTGCACCGAGTCGACGTGGTGGCCGTTCCAGATCGGCTCGAACAGGCTGTTGGCGAACCGGAGGGCCAGCAGGTTCTGGACCGTCTCCTTGCCCAGGTAGTGGTCGATCCGGAAGACGTCGTCGGCGGTGAACACCGAGTCGACCAGCGCGTTCAGCTCGCGGCTGGAGGCCAGGTCGGTGCCGAACGGCTTCTCCACCACGACCCTGCGCCAGCGGTCCGGCGTGCTCTCGGCCATCCCGGTGCGCTGCATCTGCTTGAGCACCGTGGGGAACATCGCTGGGGGGATCGACAGGTAGAACGCGGCGTTGCCGCCGATGCCGTGGCTGCCCTCGAGCTCGGCGAGGTTCTCGGCCAGCTCGTCGAAGGCGTTGTCGTCGTCGAAGGAGCCCTGGACGAAGCGGACGCTGTTGGCCAGCCGCTCCCAGACCTCCTCGCGCCAGGGGGTGCGGGCGTGCTCGCGGGCGGCGGAGCGGGCCAGCTCGGAGAACTCCACGTCACCCCAGTCGCGGCGGGCGAAGCCGAGCAGCGCGAAGTTCGTGGGCAGCAGCCCGCGGTTGGCCAGGTCGTACACGGCCGGGAGGAGCTTCTTGCGCGCCAGGTCGCCGGTGATGCCGAACACCACGAGGGCGCAGGGCTCCGGCACACGGGGCAGTCGCCGGTCCCGCGGGTCGCGCAGCGGGTTGCTGGGCATCGTTTCCGTCCTCGAGTTCTGGGGCCACCCGCCGTCCGGCTCGGCGCTGGGCCGGACGGCGGGTGGGTTGTTCAGTGGGTGGTGCAGTGCCCGAGGGGCATGCGGCCCCCTGCAGGGGCCCGCCGCGAGCGTGCGAGCGGTGGGGGGCAGGGGGTCCTTCCGCTACGCCTTGTCCTGCAGCTGCTCCTGCACCGAGCCGGTCAGCTCGTCCCAGGCGTCGATGAACTTCTGCACGCCCTCCTGCTCCAGGAGCTGGAAGACGTCGTCGAGGTCGACGCCGGCGTCGGCGACGGCCTGCATGACCTTCTCGGCGTCGGCGTAGGCCGACTGCACCGGGGTGCCCGGCTGACCGTGGTCGGCGTAGGCCAGCATCGTCTTCTCCGGCATGGTGTTGACGGTGCCGGGGGCGATCAGCTCGGACAGGTACAGGGTGTCCGAGTAGTCGGGGTTCTTGACCCCGGTCGAGGCCCACAGCGGCCGCTGCGGCTTCGCGCCCTTGGCCTCCAGGGCCTTCCAGCGGTCGGAGGAGAAGACCTCCTCGTAGGCCTGGTAGGCCAGCTGGGCGTTGGCGACGCCGGCCTTGCCCTTGAGCGAGGGGTCGGCGCCGGCGGCGTCCAGGCGCTTGTCGATCTCGCTGTCCACGCGGGACACGAAGAACGAGGCGACCGAGGCGATGCCGTCGAACGAGGCGTCGGGGTCCTCCGCCAGCCGCTGCTCGAGGCCGGCGATGTAGGCCTCCATGACGGCGCGGTAGCGCTCCAGGCTGAAGATCAGCGTCACGTTGACGCTGATGCCCTTGGCGATCGTGGAGGTGATCGCCGGCAGGCCCTCGACGGTGGCCGGGATCTTGATGAACAGGTTCTCCCGGTCGACGAGCCACCACAGGTGGGCGGCCTCGGCGGCGGTGGCGTCGGTCTCGTGGGCGAGCCCGGGAGCGACCTCCAGGGAGACCCGGCCGTCGCCGGGGGCAGCCGCCGCGACCGGGGCCAGCAGGTCGCAGGCGTCGCGGACGTCGGCTGCGGTGATGGTCCGCAGCGCCTCCTCGACGCTCACGTTGCGGACCGCCAGCGCGTGCAGCTGGTCGTCGTAGCTCTTCGACCCGCTGATCGCGGCGGCGAAGATGCTCGGGTTGGTGGTGACGCCGACGACGCTGTGCTCGTCGACCAGCTGCTGCAGGTTGCCGCTGCGGATCCGGTCGCGGGAGAGGTCGTCGAGCCAGACGGCGACACCCGCCTTCGACAGCTGTGCCAGGTTCTCGTTCTGGGCCATGTCATACCCTCCAGTCGTGGTGGTGGTTGTTCAGCGGTCGCCGGTGGGGCTGTCCAGCCCGCCGACGGAGACGCCCGGGCCGGTCGGCGCGACGGCGGGGGCGCCGGCGGCCTGCAGGCTCTCGCGGGCAGCGGCGACGACGGCCTCGGCGGTGAGGCCGAACTCCTCGTACAGCTTGCTGTAGGCCGCGCTGGCGCCGTAGTGGTTGAGGCCGACGATCCGGCCCGCGTCACCGACGAAGTCCCGCCAGCCCATCGGCACGCCGGCCTCGACGCTCACCCGGGCGCGGACCGCCGGGGGGAGCACCTCGGTGCGGTACGCCTCGTCCTGCTCGGCGAACCACTCCCAGCAGGGCAGCGAGACGACCCGGGTCGGGACGCCGTCGGCCTCGAGGACCTCGCGGGCGGCGACCGCGATCTGCACCTCGGAGCCGGTGCTCAGCAGGATGACCTCCGGGGTGCCGGTGGAGGCCTCGGCCAGCACGTAGCCGCCCTTGGCGGTGCCCTCGGCCGAGCCCATCGTGCTGCGGTCGAAGGTCGGCAGGTTCTGCCGGGAGAGCGCCAGGCCGGCCGGCCGGTCGTTGTTCTCCAGGATCGTCCGCCACGCCACCGCGGTCTCGTTGGCGTCGGCCGGGCGGACGAAGTCCAGACCCGGGATGGCGCGCAGCGCGGCGTAGTGCTCGATCGGCTGGTGCGTCGGGCCGTCCTCGCCCAGGCCGATGGAGTCGTGGGTCCACACGTAGGTGACCGGCAGCTGCATGAGGGCCGCGAGCCGGACGGCGCCGCGCATGTAGTCGGAGAACGTGAGGAACGTGCCGCCGTAGACGCGGGTGCCGCCGTGCAGCGCGATGCCGTTCATGATCGCGCCCATGGCGTGCTCGCGGACGCCGAAGTGCAGCGTGCGACCGAAGGGGCCACCGGTCCACATCTTGGTCTGGCGGTTGGCCGGCAGGAACGACGGCTCGCCCTTGACCGCGGTGTTGTTGCTCTCCGCGAGGTCGGCCGACCCGCCCCACAGCTCGGGGAGCTCGGGGTAGATGGCCGCGAGGACCTCACCGGAGGCCTTGCGGGTCGCGACGCCCTTGGCGTCGGCGTCCCAGGTCGGCAGCTTCGCGGCCCAGCCCTCGGGCAGCGTCCGGGTCTTCATCCGGGCGAGCAGCTCGGCGCCGGAGGGGTTGGCCTGCTGCCAGGCCTGGAAGCCCTTCTCCCACTCGGCGTGCGCCTGCTGGCCGCGGGTGACGGCCTTGCGGGTGTGCTCGATGACCTCGTCGCTGACCTCGAAGGTCTGCTCCGGGTCGAAGCCGAGGACCTGCTTGGTGGCCTTGACCTCGTCGTCGCCGAGCGCCGAGCCGTGCGCGGCGCCGGTGTTCTGCTTGTTGGGCGACGGCCAGCCGATGATCGTGCGCAGCACGATGATCGAGGGGCGGGTGGTCTCGGCCTTGGCCGCGGCGAAGGCGGCGTCCAGGGCGGCGAGGTCCTCGCCGTCGTCCACGTGCTGGACGTGCCAGCCGTAGGCCTCGTAGCGCTTGCCGACGTCCTCGGTGAAGGCGATGTCGGTCTGGTCCTCGATGGAGATCTTGTTGTCGTCGTAGACCAGCACGAGGTTGCCCAGCTGCTGGGTGCCGGCGAGCGAGGAGGCCTCGCCGCTGACGCCCTCCTCCAGGTCGCCGTCGGAGGCGAAGGCCCAGATGGTGTGGTCGAACAGGCTCTCGCCCTCAGCGGTCTCGGGGTCGAACAGGCCGCGCTCGCGGCGGGCGGCCATCGCCATGCCCACCGCGTTGCCCACGCCCTGGCCGAGCGGGCCGGTGGTGGTCTCGACGCCGGGGGTGTGGTTGACCTCGGGGTGGCCGGGGGTCAGCGAGCCCCAGGTGCGCAGCGCCTTGAGGTCGTCGAGCTCCAGGCCGTAGCCGGCGAGGTAGAGCTGGACGTACAGGGTGAGGCTGGAGTGGCCCATCGAGAGGACGAAGCGGTCACGCCCGGTCCACTGCGGGTCGCTCGGGTCGTGCCGGAGCCACTTCTGGAAGAGCAGGTAGGCGGTGGGGGCCATGCTCATCGCCGTGCCCGGGTGGCCGTTGCCCACCTTCTGCACCGCGTCCATCGCGAGCACGCGGGCGGTGTCGATGGCGCGCCGGTCGAGCTCGGTGAAGCCCTCGGGGAGGGTGGGGTTCGGCTGCTTGGGCGACCCGGTGGGGCTGTCGCTGGCTGCCTCGGCGGGGGCCTCGGCCTCGGTGCTCTTGGTGCCGCTGTCGCTGGTCATGTGGCGCTCGGTGCTCCCTCGGGGTCGGTCGATGTCAGACCGCCCGGGGGCGCGGGGACCCACCCACCCCGGGCGGACGACGGTGCGCACCACGGCCGCACCCGGATGGGGCGCGACCGAGAGTCGTACAGCGGTTGGTGCGCCGGCGTCCTCGACGACCGCCCTACCCGCTTCACGCGCAGAGTCAACGTGATCAAACCCTAGTGGTGCCCAGCAATTCCCGAGGGGCCGCCGGGCTACAGTTGCGGGGCAACCCATCCCCCGGCGGAGAAGGACCTCGTGGTGCCCTGCTGCCCGCGCGACGCCGCGCTCCTGGGCCCCCGGTGACGGCGATCGACGACCGCGCCGTCGACCGCGCCCGGACCCGCCGTCCGGCCCGCGCGACGGTGGGCGCCTACGTCTCGCTGACCAAGCCCAAGCTCGTCGAGCTGCTGCTGGTCACCACCCTCCCGGCGATGATGATCGCGGCCGGTGGGTGGCCGGGCACCGGCCTGGTCGTGGCCACGCTGGTCGGCGGGATGCTCGCCGCCGGGGCCGCCAACACCATCAACTGCTGGTACGACCGCGACATCGACCGGCTGATGTCGCGCACCCGCGACCGGCCGATCCCCAGCGGCGTGATCGCACCCCGCAACGCGCTGTGGTTCGGCGTGCTCCTGGCGTGGGTGTCGCTGGTGCTGCTGGGCCTGTTCACCACCCCGCTGGCCACGGCGCTGGCGGCGGGGGCGGTGCTGGCCTACTCCGTCGTCTACACGATGGTGCTCAAGCGCCGCACCCACCACAACACCGTGTTCGGCGGGCTGCCGGGCGCGGCGCCGGTGCTGATCGGCTGGGCCGCGGTCACCGGCTCGCTGGACTGGCCGGCCCTGGTCTTCTTCGCCATCGTCTTCTGCTGGCAGATGCCGCACTTCTGGGCGCTGGCCAGCCGTTTCCGCTTCGACTACTTCCGGGCCGGGGTGCCGATGCTCTCGGTGGTGGCCGGGCCGGTCAGCGTCGGCCGCCAGTCCGTCGCCTGGGCGTGGGGCACGCTGGCCGCCTCGCTGCTGATGGCGCCGGTGACCCCGCTGCTGGGCTGGACCACCGGCGTCGCCGCGCTGGGCCTGGGCGCCTGGTACGTCGCGGAGTCGCACGCCTGGCTGAACCGGATCAAGGCCGGCGTGCCCGACCGCCCGATGAAGCTGTTCTCCGTGTCGATCACGTACATGACGCTGCTGTCCGTGGCGATCGTGCTGGACGTGCTGGTCTGAAGGTCCCCGCGCTCGACATCGGGCGTGGCCTGGCGATCGACCCGTGCTCGCTGCGCACCGTGGTCGGCGACCCGGCCCTCTTCGCGGTCAGCGTGCAGGCCTCCACCGACCCGGCCGACGCCGTCCTCGAGGCGCTGGTGGCCGGCCGGCTGGACGAGGCCCAGCGCCGTGCGGACCGGATGAACGCCTCGTCGCCGGACTCGCCGTTCCGGGTCCGGGCCCTCGCCGCCGACGTCCGCAGCGCCCGGGGCGAGCACGAGGAGGCCATCGGCGCCTACCGGGTGCTGCTCGCGGAGACGCTGGGCGGGCCGCAGGAGGCCGTGGTCCGCCAGCACCTGGGCAAGGCGCTGTTCGCCGCCGGTCAGCTCACCGCGGCCCGGGCGGAGTTCGACGTGGCGCTGCGGCGGCGGTCGGCCGCCGGTGCGGCCAGCGGCCTCGTGGCGTCGTCCCGGCTGGCCCGGGACCGGGTCGACGAGCTGATCGCCGGCGCCTGAGCCGCGTCGTCCAGCGGGTCGCCGGGCCTCAGCGGACGGCGGTGGTGGCCACCGGGGCCGCGCCGACCGGCAGCTCGGAGGCCGGGCCGCGCACCGACCAGACCAGCCGCGCGGTGTAGACGGTGATCAGCACGGCGCCGGCCATGTGCAGCAGCACCAGCACCGCCGGCAGCTGGGTGAAGTACTGCACGTAGCCGATGAGGCCCTGGGCGAGCTCGACGAGCAGCAGGTCGCGGGCGGCCCGGCGGACCCGGCCGGGGGAGTCGGTGGCGTGCAGGCCGACCAGCAGCGCGACGGTCAGCCCGATGAGCAGGAAGACGACGTCGGCGTGCAGCTGGCTCATCAGCTCCGGGTCCAGCCCGGTGCGGCCGGCCTCCGGGTCGCCGCTGTGCGGGCCGCTGCCGGTGACCACGGTGCCGGCGACCTGGACGGCGGCGACGGTGACCGCGATGCCGGTGACCAGCAGCGCGAAGGGGCGGCGCACCAGGAGCTGCCCGACCCCGGGTTCGCGCGAGCGCAGCCACAGCAGGGTGGCGATGGCCACGAGCACCGCCGACACCAGGAAGTGCGCGGCGACCGTCCACGGGTTCAGCCCGGTGAGCACCGTGACCCCGCCCAGCAGCGCCTGCGCCGGGATGCCCAGCAGGCTCAGCACCGCCAGCCGGCGCAGGTCCCGCCGCACCGACGCGAAGACCGCCAGCACGGTCGCGAACGCCACCACGACGAGCACGAAGGTGAGCAGCCGGTTGCCGAACTCGATCAGCCCGTGGCCGGCGAGCTCCGGGGTGGGCCGGATGCTGCCGTCGGTGCACTCCGGCCAGGTGGGGCAGCCCAGCCCCGAGCCGGTGAGCCGCACCGCGCCGCCGGTCACCACGATCACGCCGTTGGCGACGACGTTGGCCAGGGCGACCCGGGAGACCACGGACGGGTTCATCCGAGAGCGGAACGACGCGGGAAGAACGGCCACGCCCTCGATGCTATGTGAGGCGGTGCCCCTCGCCGCCCGGCCCGATCAGCCGCCCGGCGCCCCACCCCGACGCGCGACGTCCGCCGAGCCGAGAAGACGGCGATCGGTACGCAGAGTCGGCCGTGGGCAGGTGAGCACCGCCACACCCGACACGAGAGGCGCCATCTGCCATGACCAGTGGTCTCCCCGGCG
This window encodes:
- a CDS encoding RNA polymerase-binding protein RbpA, with the protein product MAGGNAIRGSRVGAGPMGEAERGEAAPRHRVGFWCANGHESRIAFAADAEVPETWDCPRCGLPAGTDQQSPPPAPRTEPYKTHLAYVRERRSDADGDALLEEALTRLRARRGA
- the pgl gene encoding 6-phosphogluconolactonase — translated: MSQHSPGERVEQALVAEGLPTPDVVIEPDADQLARSVASALVARLAAAQAVHGTASVVLTGGGIGTAVLQRVADLAAEPEHAVVDWTAVDVWWGDERFVPADSADRNELGAREAFLGRVGLDPERIHPMPSSDAGFDEPEEAAAWYAEQLAASAGDGQPLPRIDVLMLGMGPEGHVASIFPESPAASDERPVVAVRDCPKPPPTRVSLGFAAITAAEEVWLLVSGEGKADAVAQALSGADRLQLPAAGARGRRATRWLLDTAAASKLPRD
- a CDS encoding glucose-6-phosphate dehydrogenase assembly protein OpcA; this encodes MTTLWDTTGSAVVKELAAQRRTGGAVMSGVALTLVVVADEGRVTEAEQAATAAAELHPCRLLIVVRRQIEAPVPRLDAEVLIGGRLGPGEAVVMRMYGRLGLHAESVVLPLLAADAPVVTWWHEAPPERIARDALGVIADRRITDASMAEDAIAALHVRAEDYAPGDTDLTWTRSTPWRATLASTLDSVSGRRGEAVQVLGGQVEGDPANATARLVAGWLSARCGCTIPVVPGSRVPGSSGIDSVVLRLDEGEEVRLQDDRKGGAIIDQPFRPESVVALPDRSLGELIGEELRRLDSDEPYSEALEAVTGATGLSDRPDCRDHVWFDPMRPEQSVEPTNGNGDGPLIGSGAAAPAPTVPDVPGDTDEVAEAGEHDSPADDSDEQPVVQAAAAPSARKAGRK
- the zwf gene encoding glucose-6-phosphate dehydrogenase; translation: MPSNPLRDPRDRRLPRVPEPCALVVFGITGDLARKKLLPAVYDLANRGLLPTNFALLGFARRDWGDVEFSELARSAAREHARTPWREEVWERLANSVRFVQGSFDDDNAFDELAENLAELEGSHGIGGNAAFYLSIPPAMFPTVLKQMQRTGMAESTPDRWRRVVVEKPFGTDLASSRELNALVDSVFTADDVFRIDHYLGKETVQNLLALRFANSLFEPIWNGHHVDSVQITMAEDVGIGGRAGFYEKTGAARDVLQNHLLQLLALTAMEEPVEFSAEEIRTEKLKVLRAVSVPEDMERFAVRGQYEQGWLAGQRATGYRQEDGVSPDSTTETYAAVRLGVETRRWAGVPFYLRTGKRLPRRVTEIALVFKRAPHLPFAPTDTEELGHNQLVIRVQPDEGMTLKFGSKVPGSVMEVRDVAMDFLYGEQFTEASPEAYERLLLDVLLGDATLFPRNAEVEASWAVIDPLEEYWATTEPQPYRAGEWGPRAADAMLEAEGRQWRRP
- the tal gene encoding transaldolase, translated to MAQNENLAQLSKAGVAVWLDDLSRDRIRSGNLQQLVDEHSVVGVTTNPSIFAAAISGSKSYDDQLHALAVRNVSVEEALRTITAADVRDACDLLAPVAAAAPGDGRVSLEVAPGLAHETDATAAEAAHLWWLVDRENLFIKIPATVEGLPAITSTIAKGISVNVTLIFSLERYRAVMEAYIAGLEQRLAEDPDASFDGIASVASFFVSRVDSEIDKRLDAAGADPSLKGKAGVANAQLAYQAYEEVFSSDRWKALEAKGAKPQRPLWASTGVKNPDYSDTLYLSELIAPGTVNTMPEKTMLAYADHGQPGTPVQSAYADAEKVMQAVADAGVDLDDVFQLLEQEGVQKFIDAWDELTGSVQEQLQDKA
- the tkt gene encoding transketolase — protein: MTSDSGTKSTEAEAPAEAASDSPTGSPKQPNPTLPEGFTELDRRAIDTARVLAMDAVQKVGNGHPGTAMSMAPTAYLLFQKWLRHDPSDPQWTGRDRFVLSMGHSSLTLYVQLYLAGYGLELDDLKALRTWGSLTPGHPEVNHTPGVETTTGPLGQGVGNAVGMAMAARRERGLFDPETAEGESLFDHTIWAFASDGDLEEGVSGEASSLAGTQQLGNLVLVYDDNKISIEDQTDIAFTEDVGKRYEAYGWHVQHVDDGEDLAALDAAFAAAKAETTRPSIIVLRTIIGWPSPNKQNTGAAHGSALGDDEVKATKQVLGFDPEQTFEVSDEVIEHTRKAVTRGQQAHAEWEKGFQAWQQANPSGAELLARMKTRTLPEGWAAKLPTWDADAKGVATRKASGEVLAAIYPELPELWGGSADLAESNNTAVKGEPSFLPANRQTKMWTGGPFGRTLHFGVREHAMGAIMNGIALHGGTRVYGGTFLTFSDYMRGAVRLAALMQLPVTYVWTHDSIGLGEDGPTHQPIEHYAALRAIPGLDFVRPADANETAVAWRTILENNDRPAGLALSRQNLPTFDRSTMGSAEGTAKGGYVLAEASTGTPEVILLSTGSEVQIAVAAREVLEADGVPTRVVSLPCWEWFAEQDEAYRTEVLPPAVRARVSVEAGVPMGWRDFVGDAGRIVGLNHYGASAAYSKLYEEFGLTAEAVVAAARESLQAAGAPAVAPTGPGVSVGGLDSPTGDR
- a CDS encoding heme o synthase, which codes for MTAIDDRAVDRARTRRPARATVGAYVSLTKPKLVELLLVTTLPAMMIAAGGWPGTGLVVATLVGGMLAAGAANTINCWYDRDIDRLMSRTRDRPIPSGVIAPRNALWFGVLLAWVSLVLLGLFTTPLATALAAGAVLAYSVVYTMVLKRRTHHNTVFGGLPGAAPVLIGWAAVTGSLDWPALVFFAIVFCWQMPHFWALASRFRFDYFRAGVPMLSVVAGPVSVGRQSVAWAWGTLAASLLMAPVTPLLGWTTGVAALGLGAWYVAESHAWLNRIKAGVPDRPMKLFSVSITYMTLLSVAIVLDVLV
- a CDS encoding COX15/CtaA family protein, with the protein product MAVLPASFRSRMNPSVVSRVALANVVANGVIVVTGGAVRLTGSGLGCPTWPECTDGSIRPTPELAGHGLIEFGNRLLTFVLVVVAFATVLAVFASVRRDLRRLAVLSLLGIPAQALLGGVTVLTGLNPWTVAAHFLVSAVLVAIATLLWLRSREPGVGQLLVRRPFALLVTGIAVTVAAVQVAGTVVTGSGPHSGDPEAGRTGLDPELMSQLHADVVFLLIGLTVALLVGLHATDSPGRVRRAARDLLLVELAQGLIGYVQYFTQLPAVLVLLHMAGAVLITVYTARLVWSVRGPASELPVGAAPVATTAVR